One stretch of Lysobacter sp. KIS68-7 DNA includes these proteins:
- a CDS encoding tetratricopeptide repeat protein — protein sequence MNAFSHIRPLTIAVCAALSLAIAAPVFAQQQAGSTSMREQRAKRMKELGKGTDTAKAETQEQQLFPNATRVSPEAKAKGDNLKALQALQADYDAQKYADVVTKAEALAGKSDSNPYEKSFSYQLAAASESSLNDEAKSADYFQKAIDANGLENNSHYQVMYNLAVVQYNLKQYDKSLATLDRFLGETKVDKPDAQALRANLLANLGRSDEAVKMYEAQLAKNPNDKKALMNAVATYQEAKQDDKANALLEDAYKKGMLTEPKELRALYVGYMNAEKYKDAQRVMEDGEAKGILKPGPELATDYMILGQNAYFTGSDSDAITFYKKAAPMASDGEAYLNLAKILRDQGKTSEAKAAAQQALDKGVKKPAEAKEILSNR from the coding sequence ATGAACGCTTTCTCCCACATCCGTCCGCTGACCATTGCGGTCTGCGCTGCCCTCTCCCTTGCGATCGCCGCGCCCGTGTTCGCGCAGCAACAGGCGGGCTCGACGTCGATGCGCGAGCAGCGCGCCAAGCGCATGAAGGAACTCGGCAAGGGCACGGACACCGCCAAGGCGGAAACCCAGGAACAGCAGCTCTTCCCGAACGCCACGCGCGTGTCGCCGGAAGCGAAGGCGAAGGGCGACAACCTCAAGGCGCTGCAGGCACTGCAGGCCGACTACGACGCGCAGAAGTACGCCGACGTGGTCACCAAGGCCGAAGCGCTCGCCGGCAAGAGCGACTCCAACCCGTACGAGAAGTCCTTCTCCTACCAGCTCGCCGCGGCGTCGGAGTCTTCGCTCAACGACGAAGCCAAGTCCGCCGACTACTTCCAGAAGGCGATCGACGCCAACGGCCTGGAAAACAACAGCCACTACCAGGTCATGTACAACCTGGCCGTCGTGCAATACAACCTCAAGCAGTACGACAAGTCGCTCGCCACGCTCGACCGCTTCCTCGGCGAAACCAAGGTCGACAAGCCGGATGCGCAGGCATTGCGCGCGAACCTGCTCGCCAACCTCGGCCGCAGCGATGAAGCGGTGAAGATGTACGAAGCGCAGCTCGCGAAGAACCCGAACGACAAGAAGGCGCTGATGAACGCCGTGGCGACCTACCAGGAAGCCAAGCAGGACGACAAGGCGAACGCGCTGCTCGAAGACGCGTACAAGAAGGGCATGCTCACCGAGCCGAAGGAATTGCGTGCGCTCTACGTCGGCTACATGAACGCCGAAAAGTACAAGGACGCGCAGCGCGTGATGGAGGACGGCGAAGCCAAGGGCATCCTCAAGCCGGGCCCGGAACTCGCCACCGACTACATGATCCTCGGCCAGAACGCCTACTTCACGGGCAGTGACAGCGACGCCATTACCTTCTACAAAAAGGCCGCGCCGATGGCATCCGACGGCGAGGCCTACCTCAACCTTGCCAAGATCCTGCGCGACCAGGGCAAGACGTCCGAGGCCAAGGCCGCGGCTCAGCAGGCCTTGGACAAGGGTGTCAAGAAGCCGGCAGAGGCAAAAGAAATCCTCTCGAATCGATAA